In a single window of the Panthera uncia isolate 11264 chromosome B2 unlocalized genomic scaffold, Puncia_PCG_1.0 HiC_scaffold_25, whole genome shotgun sequence genome:
- the H1-6 gene encoding histone H1t, producing MSETVPVATADTALAPVENPPAKRRGRKPVGMPGSSRKTPSLSVFKLIMEALAVSQERAGMSLAALKKALAAAGYDVEKNNNRIKLGLKSLVSKGTLVQTKGTGASGSFKLNKKAIPEPGESKVKRPTSAKAKKLIIKDSKSRKSAKTTQKAKKPRAATAPKARRGSRKAKGGRGRWPAQSSGKARAGEPKAGKAKVTQQKTSTRKVASKK from the coding sequence ATGTCGGAGACGGTTCCTGTGGCCACAGCTGACACGGCCCTGGCCCCTGTGGAGAATCCTCCAGctaagaggagggggagaaagccGGTGGGCATGCCAGGCTCAAGTCGCAAGACCCCGAGCCTTTCTGTGTTCAAGCTGATCATGGAGGCTCTCGCGGTGTCCCAGGAGCGAGCTGGCATGTCCCTGGCCGCGCTCAAAAAGGCGCTGGCGGCCGCCGGCTACGACGTGGAGAAGAACAACAACCGAATCAAGCTGGGCCTCAAGAGCCTGGTGAGCAAGGGCACCCTGGTGCAGACCAAGGGCACCGGCGCCTCGGGCTCCTTCAAGCTCAACAAGAAGGCCATTCCTGAACCCGGCGAGAGCAAGGTCAAAAGGCCCACTTCTGCCAAGGCGAAGAAGCTGATCATCAAGGATTCAAAGTCCCGGAAGAGTGCCAAGACCACCCAGAAGGCCAAGAAGCCTCGGGCGGCAACAGCCCCGAAAGCACGCCGAGGCAGCAGGAAGGCTAAGGGAGGCCGGGGCAGGTGGCCGGCGCAGAGCTCAGGAAAGGCCCGAGCAGGGGAACCCAAGGCTGGGAaggccaaggtcacccagcagaAAACCAGCACCAGGAAGGTGGCGTCCAAGAAGTAA
- the LOC125939395 gene encoding histone H4, producing MSGRGKGGKGLGKGGAKRHRKVLRDNIQGITKPAIRRLARRGGVKRISGLIYEETRGVLKVFLENVIRDAVTYTEHAKRKTVTAMDVVYALKRQGRTLYGFGG from the coding sequence ATGTCTGGTCGCGGCAAGGGCGGGAAGGGTCTGGGCAAAGGGGGCGCCAAGCGCCACCGCAAGGTGCTGCGCGACAACATCCAGGGCATCACCAAGCCCGCCATCCGGCGGCTGGCCCGGCGCGGCGGCGTCAAGCGCATCTCCGGCCTCATCTACGAGGAGACCCGCGGGGTGCTCAAGGTGTTCCTGGAGAACGTGATCCGGGACGCCGTCACCTACACGGAGCACGCCAAGCGCAAGACGGTCACGGCCATGGACGTGGTGTACGCGCTCAAGCGCCAGGGCCGCACCCTCTACGGCTTCGGAGGCTGA
- the HFE gene encoding hereditary hemochromatosis protein, with the protein MGPRARRALLLLFLPFLLFLLRTGAAHRRPPRSHSLSYLFMGASVPDLGLPLFEALGYVDDQLFVSYNHESRRAEPRAQWLEGRAPSQLWLQLSQSLKGWDHMFIVDFWTIMDNHNHSKVTKLGVSSESHTLQVILGCEVREDNSTRGFWKYGYDGQSYLEFRPETPDWRAAEPRAWATKLEWEASTIRAKQNRAYLERDCPMQLQSLLALGTGVLDRQVPPLLKVTHRVASAVTTLRCQALNFYPQNITMRWLKDRRPLEAKDVEPQDVLPNGDGTYQGWLAVAVPPGEEHRYTCLVEHPGLNQPLAATWEPSVSSTLVVGTISGIAVCVILFVIGVLFRIFRKRQASRGAMGDYVLAERE; encoded by the exons ATGGGCCCGCGAGCGCGGCGCGCGCTGCTCCTGCTGTTCCTGCCGTTCCTGCTGTTCCTGCTGCGGACCGGGGCTGCGCACCGGCGGCCGCCGC GGTCCCACTCCCTGAGCTACCTCTTCATGGGCGCCTCAGTGCCAGACCTTGGGCTGCCCCTGTTCGAGGCCTTGGGCTACGTGGACGACCAGCTGTTCGTGTCCTACAATCACGAGAGTCGCCGGGCAGAGCCCCGCGCCCAGTGGCTCGAGGGTAGGGCCCCCAGCCAGCTGTGGCTGCAGCTGAGTCAGAGCCTGAAAGGGTGGGATCACATGTTCATCGTGGACTTCTGGACCATCATGGACAACCACAACCACAGCAAGG TAACAAAGCTCGGGGTGTCGTCAGAGTCCCACACGCTGCAAGTGATCCTGGGCTGTGAGGTGCGAGAGGACAACAGCACCAGGGGCTTCTGGAAGTACGGCTACGACGGGCAGAGCTACCTTGAATTCCGCCCTGAGACGCCGGACTGGAGGgcagcagagcccagggcctgggccACCAAGCTGGAGTGGGAAGCGAGCACGATTCGGGCCAAACAGAACAGGGCCTACCTGGAGAGGGACTGTCCCATGCAGCTGCAGAGTTTGCTGGCGCTGGGGACAGGGGTTCTGGACCGGCAAG TGCCTCCCTTGCTGAAGGTGACCCATCGTGTGGCCTCTGCAGTGACCACTCTAcggtgtcaggctctgaactTCTACCCCCAGAACATCACCATGAGGTGGCTGAAGGACAGGCGGCCACTGGAGGCCAAGGACGTTGAGCCTCAGGACGTGCTGCCCAACGGGGACGGGACCTACCAGGGCTGGTTGGCCGTGGCCGTGCCTCCCGGGGAAGAGCACAGATACACCTGCCTGGTGGAGCACCCAGGGCTAAACCAGCCCCTCGCTGCCACGTGGG AGCCGTCGGTGTCCAGCACCCTGGTCGTTGGAACCATCAGTGGGATCGCTGTTTGTGTCATCCTCTTTGTTATTGGAGTTCTGTTCCGAATCTTCAGGAAAAGGCAGGCTTCGA GAGGAGCCATGGGGGACTACGTGTTGGCCGAACGTGAGTGA